The region CCGGAACGGTCGCCAGGAGCGCCCCCACCGATTCCCGTGAGCGCTCGTCCAGCAGGGCCGCCGTCTCCCTGCCCTGTGCCGTGAGCGTGATGCGGCGCCGCCGCGGGTCCCGCTCCGAGGGTGTCCGCTCGATCAGGCCGTCCTGCTCGAACTTGTTCAGGATGCGGCTCAAGTAACCGGCATCCAGAGACAGTTCGGTGCGGAGGTCGGCGGCGTCGGTGCGGGGGGAGTGGGCGAGTTCGTACAGCACGCGGGACTCGGTGAGGGTGTAGGGGGCGTAGAGGTGGCGGCCGTAGTCGAGGGCGCCGATGACGTTCGTGTAGAAGCGGTTGAAGGAGCGGATGTCCTGGACGGTCATGATCACTCAACCCCGGATGATCGGTGCCGGTTGTTCGGGTCTGGCTCGGCGGCTTTGGTTGCTCGGACCTGATAGTTGACTCAGTCAGAGGTATATGTCGAGCCTACGACTTCGGCCAAGCGTGGGCAACGGTCGGGCAACTCCCCGGCAACCCGGGTCATGACTTGGCCAACCCCTTTCCGCACGTTGGCCACGAGTTCATTGCACGCCCCTGCCAACCCTCGTTCGCCCCTTGGAGAGTGAAGCGGCGGGCCGCCCCCGTGCGGGCCGCAGTTCGACTCCGGAGAGCTGGCGAAGTCTCAAGAAGGGGCAGCAATGGCCGAGTTGACACGTCGTAGACTCCTGGGTTCGGCCGCGGGCGCGCTGGGCGGCGCCGCGGCACTCTCCCTCCTCCCGCCGAGCGTCCAGAAGGCCGTCGCGGCCGGGCCGCCGAAGCACGGCTCGCTGCGCGACATCGAGCACGTGGTCATGCTGATGCAGGAGAACCGGTCCTTCGACCACTACTTCGGCACGCTGTCCGGGGTCCGCGGCTTCGCCGACCCGCACGCGCTGAAGCTCGACACCGGGCGGTTGGTCTTCTACCAGCCCGACGCCGTGAACCCGAAGGGGTATCTGCTCCCCTTCCACCTCGACACCCACGCCTCCAGTGCCCAGGCGATCCCGTCCACCAGCCACGCGTGGGCGGTGCAGCACGAGGCGTGGAACGGCGGGAAGATGGACCGCTGGCTGCCGGCGCACCGCAAGGCGGACGGGGGCAACGGCCCGTACGTGATGGGCTACTACACCCGCGAGGACATCCCCTTCCAGTTCGCTCTCGCCGAGACGTTCACCGTCTGCGACCACTACTTCTGCTCGGTGCTCGGGCCGACCTGGCCCAACCGGCTGTACTGGATGACGGGCACGATCGATCCGGGCGGCACGCGGGGCGGGCCGGTCCTCGTCAACAAGGCGCCGACGCCGTACCGGTGGACGACGTACGCGGAGCGGCTCCAGGCGGCCGGGGTCAGCTGGAAGGTGTACCAGCAGGACGACGACTACGGCTGCAACATGCTGGAGCAGTTCGCGAGCTTCCGCGCGGCGGCGTCGGGGTCCGACCTGTACGAGCGTGGTGTGCGCCCGCAGCCGGAGGGCACGTTCGAGGACGACGCGCGCAACGACCGCCTGCCCGCCGTCTCCTGGGTCATGCCGACGAGCTTCCAGTCCGAGCACCCGGACTACCTTCCCGCTGCGGGTGCCGATTTCGTCGCGTCGAAGATCGAGGCGATCGCCTCCAACCCGAAGGTGTGGCGGAAGACCGCGTTCATCCTGAACTACGACGAGAACGACGGCCTGTTCGACCATGTGCCGCCGCCGACGCCTCCGGCCGGGACCGCCGACGAGTTCGTCCAGGGACTGCCCATCGGAGGCGGCTTCCGAGTCCCCGCGATCATCGTCTCGCCCTGGACGGTGGGGGGTTGGGTGGCCTCGGAGGCATTCGACCACACCTCGGTGCTGCAGTTCCTGGAGCGCTTCACGGGGGTCGAGGAGCCCAACGTCACTGACTGGCGGCGGTCGACGTTCGGCGACCTCACGTCGGCGTTCCGCTTCTCGCACGGGCGTCCGCGTCCGCCGCGGCTGCCCGATGACACGGCGGAGCAGCTGGAGAAGGCGAAGGAGGAGGTCGCGACCCTTCCGAAGCCGACGCTGCCCGGTGCCGACCAGTCGTTCCCCCATCAGGAGAAGGGGCACCGTCCGCACGTGTGATCGCGGGGGCCCGGTGGGTGGGTCGGGGCCGGCCCCGCAGTTCCCCGCGCCCCTCAGGAGCGCCGGGGCGCTGGGGCGCAGCCCCGAGCCCCAGGGGCGAGGGGAACTGCGCGCCAAGCCCCCCCACCCACCGCACCCGAAGAACGCACCGCGGGGGTCTGGGGGCGGAGCCCCCGGGCAGGGATGGGACGGGTAGGGGCGGCAGGGGCGAAAACCCCCGTTCAGGCCCGCGGCACCCCCGTAGAGCCCCGCACCATCAATTCCCCCCGCACCGTCGCGATCCCGCCCGGCGGCGGCTCCTCGCGGCCCATCGCGATGCGGCCGGCCCGGGCCCCCGCCTCCGACAGCGGCAACCGCACCGTCGTCAGCGCGGGTACCGCGTCGATGCTGAAGGGGAGGTCGTCGAAGCCGGCGACGGACACGTCGTCGGGGATGCGCAGGCCCGCCTCGCGCAGCGCGGCGCACGCGCCGAGGGCGACGGTGTCGTTGGCGGCGACGACAGCTGTCAACGACGGGTCGCGGCGCAGGAGTTCGAGCGTCGCCTCGTAGCCGGCGCGACGGTCGTAGCGTCCGTGCACCGTGCGGCGCGGATCGTCCTCGATGTCGTGCGCGGCCAGCGCGGCGCGGTGCCCCTCCAGTCGGTGCCGGGTCGTCGTCCGCTCCTCAGGGCCCGCGATGTAGCCGAGCCGGCGGTGGCCGAGCCCGATCAGGTGCTCGGTGAGCTGCTGGCCGCCGCCCCGGTTGTCGAAGGTGAGCGCGATCGCCTCGGGGGCGTCGGGCGCGGGCGGCCGTCCGCACAGGACCACCTGGGTCCCCGCGTCCCCGAGCTTGCGCAGCTTCGCCGCGACCGCCGCCGCGTGCGGCGCGTCCTCGACGGCACCGCCCGTCAGGACGACCGCGGCGGCGCGCTGGCGCTGAAGGAGCGTGAGGTAGGTCAGCTCACGCTCCGGGGAGCCGCCGGTGTTGCACACCACCCCGAGCCGTTCGCCGCCCGCACGCCCCCCGGGGCCGCCGATCTCCGACTGGATCGCGGCCGCCATGATCCCGAAGAAGGGGTCGGCGATGTCGTTCACCAGGATGCCGACCAGGTCGGAGGTGGCGGCGGCCAGCGAACTCGCGGGCCCGTTCAGTACGTAGTCCAGGTCGTCCACCGCGCGCAGCACCCGCTCGCGCGTGGACGCCGCGACGGGATAGTTCCCGTTCAGCACCCGGGACACGGTCGCGGGCGAGACCTGCGCCCGCGCCGCCACGTCCGCCAGGGTCACGGTCATCTCGTCGTCCTCCGGTCACGCATCTCGTAGCACCTCATCGTGCTTCTCGTGCTCGCTGTGCTCTTTGGCCTGCCGTACCCGTCGTGCTCGTCGTGCTCCATCCGACCGTGCTCACGCCCCCTACGTC is a window of Streptomyces mirabilis DNA encoding:
- a CDS encoding alkaline phosphatase family protein is translated as MAELTRRRLLGSAAGALGGAAALSLLPPSVQKAVAAGPPKHGSLRDIEHVVMLMQENRSFDHYFGTLSGVRGFADPHALKLDTGRLVFYQPDAVNPKGYLLPFHLDTHASSAQAIPSTSHAWAVQHEAWNGGKMDRWLPAHRKADGGNGPYVMGYYTREDIPFQFALAETFTVCDHYFCSVLGPTWPNRLYWMTGTIDPGGTRGGPVLVNKAPTPYRWTTYAERLQAAGVSWKVYQQDDDYGCNMLEQFASFRAAASGSDLYERGVRPQPEGTFEDDARNDRLPAVSWVMPTSFQSEHPDYLPAAGADFVASKIEAIASNPKVWRKTAFILNYDENDGLFDHVPPPTPPAGTADEFVQGLPIGGGFRVPAIIVSPWTVGGWVASEAFDHTSVLQFLERFTGVEEPNVTDWRRSTFGDLTSAFRFSHGRPRPPRLPDDTAEQLEKAKEEVATLPKPTLPGADQSFPHQEKGHRPHV
- a CDS encoding LacI family DNA-binding transcriptional regulator, which produces MTVTLADVAARAQVSPATVSRVLNGNYPVAASTRERVLRAVDDLDYVLNGPASSLAAATSDLVGILVNDIADPFFGIMAAAIQSEIGGPGGRAGGERLGVVCNTGGSPERELTYLTLLQRQRAAAVVLTGGAVEDAPHAAAVAAKLRKLGDAGTQVVLCGRPPAPDAPEAIALTFDNRGGGQQLTEHLIGLGHRRLGYIAGPEERTTTRHRLEGHRAALAAHDIEDDPRRTVHGRYDRRAGYEATLELLRRDPSLTAVVAANDTVALGACAALREAGLRIPDDVSVAGFDDLPFSIDAVPALTTVRLPLSEAGARAGRIAMGREEPPPGGIATVRGELMVRGSTGVPRA